Proteins co-encoded in one Terriglobia bacterium genomic window:
- a CDS encoding MFS transporter: METIAAKQATAPGSPLRLPQFRNLWLGSTVSMLGDQFYLVALPWLVLQLTSSSFALGVIMMTAAVPRALLMLMGGAVSDRFAPRNVMLATTAARTLLVTAVAFLTWTHWINIYYLYCLAFAFGTADAFGFPASQALLPRLVQTGQLTAANSMFSGSMQACNLLGPAPAGFVIKMWGLAAAFFIDAVSFVFAIVPLAQLPKPEPSPDAPPGRPPMLRSIAEGLRYVWRDGALRSLVMLFAGINLWALGPVIVGLPVLARVRFGSSAAFGTMMSCFGGGALAGMILAGAQRTHRRRGLRFLGFVSAEAVGITAIPFIENFAVVAVVLTLIGVAAGLANVSITAWIQGYVDRALIARVMSVLMFAAVGLMPVSLVLAGAVADLHLRAMFVASGALMILTTAAAALHPSTRAID, encoded by the coding sequence GTGGAAACCATCGCTGCCAAACAGGCAACAGCGCCGGGGAGTCCGCTGCGGCTTCCGCAGTTCCGCAATTTGTGGCTGGGGAGCACGGTCTCGATGCTCGGAGACCAGTTCTACCTCGTCGCCCTTCCATGGCTGGTTCTGCAGTTGACGAGCTCCAGTTTCGCGCTTGGCGTGATCATGATGACCGCGGCTGTCCCGCGGGCACTTCTCATGCTGATGGGGGGCGCGGTGAGCGACCGCTTCGCCCCGAGAAACGTCATGCTGGCCACCACTGCCGCCCGGACGCTGCTGGTGACGGCGGTGGCGTTCCTGACATGGACGCATTGGATCAACATCTATTACCTCTACTGCCTCGCGTTTGCATTCGGGACCGCCGATGCTTTTGGATTTCCCGCCAGTCAGGCGCTGTTGCCCCGGCTCGTGCAGACCGGGCAACTCACCGCCGCGAACTCGATGTTCTCCGGCAGCATGCAGGCCTGCAACCTGCTGGGGCCGGCCCCGGCTGGATTCGTCATCAAGATGTGGGGGCTCGCCGCCGCATTTTTCATCGACGCTGTCAGTTTCGTCTTTGCGATTGTGCCGCTGGCGCAGTTGCCCAAGCCGGAGCCGTCTCCTGATGCCCCGCCTGGCAGGCCGCCGATGCTGCGCTCCATAGCCGAAGGGCTTCGCTATGTCTGGCGTGATGGCGCGCTGCGCTCGCTCGTGATGCTTTTCGCGGGCATCAACCTGTGGGCACTCGGGCCTGTCATCGTGGGATTGCCCGTCCTCGCCAGGGTCCGGTTCGGGTCTTCCGCCGCCTTCGGCACCATGATGTCGTGCTTCGGCGGCGGGGCATTGGCAGGGATGATCTTGGCCGGTGCGCAGCGCACGCACCGCCGGCGCGGCCTGAGATTTCTCGGTTTCGTTTCCGCCGAAGCCGTCGGCATTACGGCCATCCCCTTCATCGAAAATTTTGCCGTGGTGGCTGTGGTTCTGACTTTGATCGGGGTGGCCGCCGGGCTGGCAAATGTTTCTATCACCGCGTGGATTCAGGGCTACGTCGACCGTGCGCTGATCGCCCGGGTGATGAGTGTGCTGATGTTCGCGGCTGTCGGACTGATGCCGGTGTCGCTCGTGCTCGCCGGCGCGGTCGCCGACCTGCATTTGCGCGCGATGTTTGTTGCGTCAGGCGCGCTCATGATACTGACGACTGCGGCTGCCGCGCTCCACCCGTCAACCCGCGCGATCGATTGA
- a CDS encoding flavodoxin family protein encodes MKRVTAFVASARRRHTYNSVLRFLDAVQSLGEVDSEIVVLSDYDLKTCRGCKACCDRGEELCPFQDDRDVLLDKMMASDGVVFASPVYSFQVSAIMKIFLDRLGFAFHRPRFFGKTFTSIVVEAIYGGPKTVEYLDFVGDALGFNVVKGSCVNSLEPMPEKQRRTNERILASHGRVFHDRLSRPSLPAPTLLHLMMFRMGRTKIRLMLDETWSDYRYYRHQGWFEADYFYPVRLNPIKKAAGHLFDYSAARSLKK; translated from the coding sequence ATGAAAAGAGTCACTGCATTCGTCGCCAGTGCTCGCAGGAGGCATACCTACAATTCCGTTCTTCGGTTTCTCGATGCCGTGCAATCCCTCGGCGAAGTCGACTCCGAGATCGTCGTACTGAGTGACTACGACCTGAAAACGTGCAGGGGGTGCAAAGCCTGCTGCGACAGGGGCGAGGAACTCTGCCCATTCCAAGATGACCGTGACGTACTCCTCGACAAGATGATGGCGTCTGACGGGGTGGTGTTCGCATCGCCGGTCTACTCGTTCCAGGTCTCCGCGATCATGAAGATCTTTCTGGACAGGCTTGGCTTTGCGTTCCATCGTCCGCGCTTCTTCGGCAAGACCTTCACGAGTATCGTGGTCGAGGCCATCTACGGCGGACCAAAGACCGTCGAATATCTTGACTTCGTGGGCGACGCCCTCGGTTTCAATGTCGTCAAGGGCAGTTGTGTCAATTCGCTGGAGCCGATGCCGGAGAAGCAACGACGCACCAACGAACGCATTCTCGCGTCGCACGGCAGGGTGTTTCACGACAGGCTGTCGCGGCCGTCGCTCCCGGCACCGACGCTCCTGCACCTCATGATGTTCAGGATGGGTCGAACCAAGATCCGGCTGATGCTGGACGAAACCTGGAGCGACTACAGGTACTACCGGCACCAAGGGTGGTTTGAAGCCGACTACTTCTATCCCGTTCGTTTGAACCCGATCAAGAAGGCGGCCGGACACCTGTTCGACTACAGCGCGGCGAGAAGTCTGAAGAAATAG
- a CDS encoding carboxypeptidase-like regulatory domain-containing protein produces the protein MGKKLITGRRLTWSGIVILIALALFFLPGIRKRAQQQQKQAAPAGREAAVPSPSNAAVPAAPLPVTPPPLDAQGRSILFHVVEASTGRPIENAALFVGLYAAIREMQPADAARTDRDGNCSIHVPAPPINVVVRAETYVSRRLVFSKAEDYPEEYTFKLERGSSIGGYVHDETGKPIADVKLSITSSNMVLQTNSEPSSRDLLDTLVATRTDVMGRWTASEVLPNPERIGLTLEHKDYATAQFTTEAVSSTPTISTSTVLRPLASTSMTDLRAGKAVLVMQSGVVIAGTVMDESGRGIGAAEIKQFEKNPPNGTYNLPRATANSEPDGKFVFRSLKPGEIVIAVQAKGFAPEYRIIKLAQHMPEIEFRLKKGEIISGRVVTEAGNPIAGASIQTSTAGADQPISWTGKSDADGRFLWDSAPVKPLSYHINAEGYKSPGSMTLDSSKEHEIRLTRLAEVSVIGKVVDSQTRMPLESFKVSTVNSLAPFPANPIDGKNGEFTLTVPIRSGASYILLVEADGYIPDGSQVVDDKESNRNVEIAMVRGGSYTGTVTLPDGNPANGASVILCGGNLTMAYMPLLPTMMSSIRTIRCSNSSRDVFTSAAVADGSGRFSLSAVAQAHSIYAAHEKGFAAIALEKLASSSRIVLQPWGRVEGTLMIGTKPGVGQRMFLSKVQSNFRPPALGVSFNAVTDNDGKFTYPTLPPGEYRVSQIVGTAGSGRTEIVSVKSGETTSVKIGGTGRPVIGRIFAIGADQSVVFKIRSMSLALKLSAEAIPRPTDPAAYRDWAEREDVLAQMRAERRYAVQFEDDGSFRAEDIPAGTYTLSVTAGPDAAGASPGSRPAVETFTKEVVISEMTGGRSDTPLDLGVIKFQSTKK, from the coding sequence ATGGGCAAAAAATTGATTACCGGTCGTAGGCTTACCTGGTCAGGCATTGTGATTCTCATTGCTCTGGCATTGTTTTTCTTGCCGGGTATCCGGAAGCGTGCCCAGCAGCAGCAAAAGCAGGCTGCACCGGCGGGAAGAGAAGCCGCAGTTCCTTCGCCCTCCAATGCGGCGGTGCCCGCGGCGCCGTTGCCGGTTACGCCGCCTCCTCTCGACGCGCAGGGCCGGTCGATTCTCTTCCACGTCGTTGAAGCGTCCACGGGGCGGCCCATCGAGAATGCGGCGCTTTTTGTCGGACTCTATGCCGCCATAAGAGAGATGCAGCCTGCCGACGCCGCCCGTACGGACCGCGACGGCAACTGCTCGATCCACGTGCCTGCTCCGCCGATCAATGTGGTCGTCCGGGCAGAGACGTATGTTTCCCGGCGCCTGGTTTTTTCCAAGGCCGAAGACTATCCAGAGGAATATACCTTCAAGCTCGAGCGGGGCAGTTCCATCGGAGGGTATGTTCACGATGAAACCGGGAAGCCGATTGCGGACGTGAAGCTCTCCATTACATCCTCCAACATGGTGTTGCAGACCAATTCCGAGCCGTCCAGTCGCGATCTGCTTGATACATTGGTGGCCACGCGAACTGATGTCATGGGACGATGGACCGCAAGCGAAGTCTTGCCGAACCCTGAGAGAATCGGGCTCACACTCGAGCACAAGGACTATGCTACGGCGCAATTCACGACTGAAGCGGTTTCCTCAACCCCGACGATAAGCACTTCGACCGTCCTTCGACCGCTTGCGTCGACATCGATGACCGATCTAAGAGCGGGGAAAGCTGTCCTTGTTATGCAAAGCGGCGTAGTGATCGCCGGAACTGTCATGGACGAATCCGGCCGAGGGATCGGCGCTGCCGAAATAAAGCAATTCGAAAAGAATCCTCCCAACGGGACCTACAACCTGCCCAGGGCCACGGCCAACTCGGAACCGGATGGGAAATTTGTTTTCAGGAGTCTGAAGCCAGGAGAAATTGTAATTGCCGTGCAGGCGAAAGGTTTTGCCCCTGAATATCGGATAATCAAGCTTGCGCAGCACATGCCGGAAATCGAGTTCCGGTTGAAGAAAGGTGAGATTATCAGCGGGCGGGTCGTTACAGAAGCGGGCAATCCGATTGCGGGCGCAAGCATCCAGACGTCAACCGCAGGAGCTGATCAGCCGATTTCGTGGACAGGGAAGTCGGATGCCGACGGAAGATTCCTGTGGGATTCAGCCCCTGTCAAACCCTTGTCGTATCATATCAATGCAGAAGGGTATAAATCCCCAGGTTCCATGACCCTGGATTCCTCCAAAGAACACGAGATCCGTTTGACCAGGCTGGCTGAAGTCAGTGTTATCGGGAAGGTGGTCGATTCACAAACCAGGATGCCGCTGGAGAGCTTCAAAGTTTCCACCGTCAACAGTCTAGCGCCGTTCCCCGCGAACCCAATCGACGGCAAGAACGGGGAATTTACATTGACTGTGCCCATTCGATCCGGCGCTTCCTACATCCTATTGGTGGAAGCCGACGGATATATTCCAGACGGTTCCCAGGTTGTGGATGACAAGGAAAGCAATCGCAACGTGGAAATAGCCATGGTCCGCGGGGGAAGTTACACCGGTACCGTGACTCTGCCCGACGGCAATCCGGCAAACGGCGCCAGCGTCATCCTCTGCGGCGGGAATCTGACGATGGCATATATGCCCCTTCTTCCAACCATGATGAGCAGCATCCGGACCATCCGATGCTCGAACAGCAGTCGGGATGTTTTCACGTCTGCGGCGGTTGCCGACGGTTCGGGCAGGTTCTCATTAAGTGCGGTAGCTCAGGCTCATTCTATTTATGCAGCCCATGAAAAAGGCTTCGCGGCCATCGCACTTGAAAAGCTGGCGAGTTCCTCCCGCATCGTTCTCCAACCATGGGGAAGAGTCGAAGGCACCCTGATGATCGGCACTAAACCGGGCGTCGGCCAGAGGATGTTCCTGAGCAAAGTCCAATCAAACTTTCGCCCGCCGGCCCTGGGTGTATCGTTCAATGCCGTTACGGACAACGACGGCAAGTTTACCTATCCGACTTTGCCTCCGGGAGAGTATCGCGTCTCCCAAATAGTCGGAACCGCGGGCTCCGGCCGAACTGAGATCGTGTCAGTGAAATCCGGGGAGACGACTTCGGTCAAGATCGGCGGCACAGGCCGGCCCGTGATCGGCCGAATCTTCGCGATCGGCGCGGACCAGAGCGTGGTCTTCAAAATACGGAGTATGAGTCTCGCATTGAAGCTGTCCGCCGAAGCCATCCCCAGGCCCACGGATCCCGCGGCATATCGCGATTGGGCGGAGAGGGAGGATGTCCTCGCGCAGATGAGAGCCGAACGCCGATATGCTGTCCAGTTCGAGGATGACGGTTCCTTCCGCGCGGAGGACATCCCCGCAGGTACGTACACTCTGTCGGTCACGGCAGGGCCGGATGCTGCGGGAGCTTCACCTGGGAGCCGCCCTGCGGTCGAGACTTTCACGAAGGAAGTAGTCATTTCCGAAATGACAGGCGGCCGCAGCGATACACCGCTCGATCTGGGCGTGATCAAATTCCAAAGCACTAAGAAGTGA
- a CDS encoding class GN sortase, producing MKTIRLMSMLVVIAGICLTGRAVYLRAKAGLAAVLVRHAWEQSIQSGKPHAPWPWADTHPVARLRIPRLSYDEIVLEGATPRTLAFGPARLLNGAGLGDPGNLVLAGHRTSWFEPLEGIKPGDAIQLEWFGAHGGLHERSYTVKLIRVVQPRDAALLGPTSEDALTLVTCYPFGRSPRSPKRYVVRAAPIAPAASVRGPRPSE from the coding sequence GTGAAGACCATACGGCTTATGTCTATGCTGGTCGTCATCGCCGGAATCTGCCTCACGGGCCGCGCAGTGTACCTCCGTGCGAAGGCCGGGCTGGCGGCCGTCCTGGTCCGCCACGCATGGGAACAGAGCATCCAGTCGGGCAAGCCCCACGCGCCCTGGCCGTGGGCCGACACGCATCCGGTTGCCCGGTTGCGAATCCCGCGCCTGAGCTACGATGAGATTGTCCTGGAGGGTGCGACCCCACGTACGCTGGCCTTCGGCCCGGCGCGCTTGCTCAACGGGGCCGGTCTGGGAGATCCGGGAAACCTCGTCCTGGCCGGCCATCGCACAAGTTGGTTTGAACCCCTTGAAGGGATCAAACCAGGCGATGCGATTCAGCTCGAGTGGTTTGGCGCGCATGGCGGCCTGCATGAGCGGAGCTATACGGTGAAACTGATCCGCGTGGTTCAGCCCCGGGACGCTGCCTTGCTGGGCCCAACGTCTGAGGATGCGCTTACACTTGTCACCTGCTACCCCTTCGGCCGAAGCCCGCGTTCCCCGAAGCGCTACGTGGTGCGTGCCGCTCCGATCGCGCCAGCCGCATCAGTTCGCGGCCCTCGCCCGTCAGAGTGA